In Hydractinia symbiolongicarpus strain clone_291-10 chromosome 4, HSymV2.1, whole genome shotgun sequence, the following proteins share a genomic window:
- the LOC130641563 gene encoding uncharacterized protein LOC130641563: MLRNKRSELSVIVIDEISMVSNKLLLHIHQRLTEIFGCADDIPFAGISVIACGDFHQLPQIQARPVYAEYKDALLNLSHCWKYFKIAELTEVMRQRGDQYFIELLNNITVGKLESRHEDLLKSKFISPNDPHYPKNAIHIFAENNIGRNKYRSY, encoded by the coding sequence ATGCTGCGAAACAAGCGTTCAGAACTAAGCGTTATTGTAATAGATGAAATCTCAATGGTTTCAAACAAGCTACTTTTACATATTCATCAACGGCTAACCGAAATATTTGGATGCGCAGATGACATTCCATTTGCAGGAATATCTGTTATAGCATGTGGCGATTTCCACCAACTTCCACAAATTCAAGCAAGACCAGTTTACGCAGAATACAAAGATGCATTATTAAATCTTTCACATTGCTGGAAGTATTTTAAGATTGCTGAACTAACGGAAGTTATGAGACAGCGTGGTGATCAATATTTTattgaattattaaacaatatcacAGTGGGAAAATTAGAAAGTCGACACGAAGATTtactaaaatctaaatttatttcaCCAAATGACCCACATTACCCCAAAAATGCAATTCATATATTTGCTGAAAATAACATCGGACGAAACAAATATCGAAGCTATTGA